A part of Rattus norvegicus strain BN/NHsdMcwi chromosome 4, GRCr8, whole genome shotgun sequence genomic DNA contains:
- the Mios gene encoding GATOR2 complex protein MIOS isoform X1 — protein sequence MSGTKPDILWAPHQVDRFVVCDSELSLYHVESAVNSELKAGSLRLSEDSAATLLSINSDTPYMKCVAWYLNYDPECLLAVGQANGRVVLTSLGQDHNSKFKDLIGKEFVPKHARQCNTLAWNPLDSNWLAAGLDKHRADFSVLIWDICSKYTPDIVPMEKVRLSAGEAETTLLVTKPLYELGQNDACLSLCWLPRDQKLLLAGMHRNLAIFDLRNTSQKMFVNTKAVQGVTVDPYFHDRVASFYEGQVAIWDLRKFEKPVLTLTEQPKPLTKVAWCPTRTGLLATLTRDSNIIRLYDMQHTPTPIGDETEPTIIERSVQPCDNYIASFAWHPTSQNRMIVVTPNRTMSDFTVFERISLAWSPITSLMWACGRHLYECAEEESDNTLEKDIATKMRLRALSRYGLDTEQVWRNHILAGNEDPQLKSLWYTLHFMKQYTEEMDQKSPGNKGSLVYAGIKSIVKSSLGMVESSRHNWSGLDKQTDIQNLNEERILALQLCGWIKKGTDVDVGPFLNSLVQEGEWERAAAVALFNLDIRRAIQILNEGASSEKGDLNLNVVAMALSGYTDEKNSLWREMCSTLRLQLNNPYLCVMFAFLTSEAGAYDGVLYENKVAVRDRVAFACKFLGDAQLNKYIEKLTNEMKEAGNLEGILLTGLTKDGVDLMESYVDRTGDVQTASYCMLQGSPLDVLKDERVQYWIENYRNLLDAWRFWHKRAEFDIHRSKLDPSSKPLAQVFVSCNFCGKSISYSCSSVPHQGRGFSQYGVSGSPTKSKVTSCPGCRKPLPRCALCLINMGTPVSSCPGGSKSDEKVDLSKDKKLAQFNNWFTWCHNCRHGGHAGHMLSWFRDHAECPVSACTCKCMQLDTTGNLVPAETLQP from the exons ATGAGCGGTACCAAGCCTGATATTTTGTGGGCACCACACCAGGTTGATAGATTCGTTGTATGTGACTCAGAGCTGAGCCTTTATCATGTGGAATCGGCTGTGAATTCAGAACTCAAAGCTGGATCATTACGTTTATCTGAAGACTCTGCAGCTACATTACTGTCAATAAACTCAGATACACCCTATATGAAATGTGTTGCGTGGTATCTCAATTATGATCCTGAGTGTCTCCTAGCAGTTGGACAAGCAAATGGTCGAGTTGTACTTACAAGTCTTGGTCAAGATCATAACTCTAAGTTTAAAGATTTGATAGGAAAAGAATTTGTTCCAAAACATGCTCGACAATGCAATACGCTTGCGTGGAATCCACTGGATAGTAACTGGCTTGCTGCTGGTCTAGACAAACACAGAGCTGACTTTTCAGTTCTGATATGGGATATCTGCAGCAAATATACTCCTGATATTGTTCCCATGGAAAAAGTGAGACTTTCAGCAGGTGAAGCTGAAACAACATTATTAGTAACAAAACCACTGTATGAGTTAGGGCAGAATGATGCTTGTCTATCTCTTTGTTGGCTTCCACGAGACCAGAAGCTTCTTCTTGCTGGCATGCATCGTAACCTAGCCATATTTGATCTTCGGAACACAAGCCAGAAGATGTTTGTAAATACAAAAGCTGTTCAAGGAGTGACAGTGGACCCTTACTTCCATGATCGTGTTgcttccttctatgaaggtcagGTTGCAATATGGGATCTTAGAAAATTTGAGAAGCCAGTTTTGACTTTGACTGAACAACCAAAGCCCTTAACAAAAGTAGCATGGTGTCCAACTAGGACAGGCCTGCTTGCTACTTTAACAAGGGATAGTAATATTATTAGGCTGTATGATATGCagcacacacccactcccatTGGGGATGAAACTGAGCCCACAATAATTGAAAGAAGTGTGCAACCTTGTGACAATTACATTGCTTCCTTTGCATGGCACCCAACGAGTCAAAATCGAATGATAGTTGTGACTCCCAACCGAACAATGTCTGACTTCACTGTATTTGAAAGGATATCTCTTGCCTGGAGCCCGATTACATCTTTAATGTGGGCTTGTGGTCGccatttgtatgagtgtgcagaAGAAGAAAGTGATAATACCTTAGAAAAAGATATAGCAACAAAAATGCGCCTTCGGGCTTTATCAAGGTATGGACTTGATACCGAACAGGTATGGAGAAACCACATTTTAGCTGGCAATGAAGACCCACAGCTCAAGTCACTCTGGTATACTCTGCACT TTATGAAGCAGTATACAGAAGAGATGGATCAAAAATCTCCAGGCAACAAAGGATCATTGGTTTATGCAGGAATTAAATCAATAGTAAAATCATCATTAG GAATGGTAGAAAGCAGCAGACATAATTGGAGTGGCTTGGATAAACAAACTGATATTCAGAACTTAAATGAAGAGAGGATTTTAGCGTTACAGCTTTGTGGGTGGATAAAGAAAGGAACGGATGTAGATGTGGGGCCATTTTTGAACTCCCTTGTACAAGAAGGAGAATGGGAAAGAGCTGCTGCCGTGGCTTTGTTCAACTTGGATATTCGGCGAGCAATCCAAATCCTGAATGAAGGGGCATCTTCAGAAAAAG GAGATCTGAATCTCAATGTGGTGGCAATGGCTTTATCAGGGTATACGGACGAGAAGAACTCCCTGTGGAGGGAGATGTGCAGCACACTACGCTTGCAGCTCAACAACCCCTATCTGTGTGTCATGTTTGCATTTCTGACAAGTGAAGCAGGGGCCTATGACGGAGTTTTG TATGAAAACAAAGTTGCTGTACGGGACAGAGTGGCATTTGCTTGTAAATTCCTTGGTGATGCTCAG ttaaataaatacattgaaaAGCTGACCAATGAAATGAAAGAGGCTGGGAATTTGGAAGGCATCTTGCTGACCGGCCTCACTAAAGATGGAGTGGACCTGATGGAGAGTTATGTGGACAGAACTGGAGATGTCCAAACAGCAAGCTACTGCATGTTACAG ggTTCACCTTTAGATGTTCTGAAAGACGAAAGGGTTCAATATTGGATTGAGAATTACAGAAATTTATTAGATGCCTGGAGGTTTTGGCACAAACGGGCTGAATTTGATATTCATAGGAGTAAATTGGATCCCAGTTCCAAGCCTTTAGCACAG GTGTTTGTGAGTTGTAATTTTTGTGGCAAATCAATCTCCTACAGCTGTTCCTCTGTGCCTCATCAGGGCAGAGGGTTTAGTCAGTATGGTGTGAGTGGCTCACCAACAAAATCCAAAGTCACAAGCTGCCCTGGCTGTCGAAAACCCCTTCCTCGATGTGCACTTTGCCTCATTAATATGGGAACACCTGTTTCTAGCTGTCCTG GTGGATCCAAATCAGATGAAAAAGTGGACTTGAGCAAGGACAAAAAGTTAGCTCAGTTTAACAATTGGTTTACCTGGTGTCACAATTGTCGGCATGGTGGGCATGCCGGACATATGCTAAGTTGGTTCAG GGACCATGCAGAGTGTCCTGTATCTGCATGCACGTGTAAATGTATGCAGTTGGATACAACAGGAAATCTGGTGCCAGCAGAGACTCTTCAGCCATGA